A region from the Salvia splendens isolate huo1 chromosome 15, SspV2, whole genome shotgun sequence genome encodes:
- the LOC121767350 gene encoding protein NARROW LEAF 1-like, with translation MDQGRSHSRARGSGSTPSEESSLDLEKYSCNHSFHTSLSPSSLQPHATGGQHCESSAAYFSWPCRIKDDAEERANYFANLQKTVLPESIGPLPEGQRANTLLELMTIRAFHSKILRCYSLGTAIGFRIRRGVLTNIPAILVFVSRKVHKQWLTPLQCLPTALEGPGGIWCDVDVVEFSYFGAPEPTPKEQLYTEIVDDLRGSDPCIGSGSQVANQETYGTLGAIVRSQTGSRQVGFLTNRHVAVDLDYPNQKMFHPLPPTLGPGVYLGAVERATSFIRDDLWFGIFAGINPETFVRADGAFIPFTDDFDMSSVTTSVKGIGEIGNVKTIDLQSTIDSLVGKQVTKVGRSSGLTTGTVLAYALEYNDEKGICFLTDFLVVGENQQTFDLEGDSGSLIIMKGENGEKARPIGIIWGGTANRGRLKLKVGQPPENWTSGVDLGRLLNFLELDLITADEALRVAVKEQRAASMTVVGSTAGDSSPPEVMLPKDKSEPLGLHIQHIPLEDGAVGPDINSSPKESSVFDLEDGANTGLNFEHQFIPSYNVKPPMHHDDRQDRVDSENLSALRNACDQDLNFSLQLVENEPKRRKSEPAPSPGME, from the exons ATGGACCAAGGAAGGTCACATTCTAGAGCCCGAGGCTCAGGCTCTACACCGTCGGAGGAATCATCTTTGGATCTTGAAAAGTACAGTTGCAATCATTCCTTCCACACTTCACTAAGCCCATCATCGCTTCAACCTCACGCAACAGGGGGGCAACATTGTGAGAGTAGTGCTGCATACTTTTCGTGGCCCTGTCGAATAAAAGATGATGCTGAAGAGAGGGCAAACTATTTTGCTAACCTACAGAAAACTGTCTTACCTGAAAGTATTGGACCATTGCCAGAAGGTCAGCGAGCAAATACGTTGCTGGAGCTCATGACAATTAGGGCCTTTCACAGCAAAATCCTTCGCTGCTATAGTCTTGGCACAGCAATTGGCTTCCGTATTCGACGTGGTGTTTTGACAAACATACCAGCTATACTCGTCTTTGTATCAAGGAAAGTTCACAAGCAATGGCTTACGCCACTCCAGTGTCTGCCAACTGCTTTGGAG GGACCAGGGGGCATCTGGTGTGATGTGGATGTGGTGGAATTTTCTTATTTTGGTGCGCCAGAGCCTACACCTAAAGAACAATTATATACTGAGATTGTTGATGATCTGCGCGGGAGTGATCCCTGTATTGGTTCCGGCTCTCAG GTTGCAAACCAGGAGACATATGGAACATTAGGTGCTATTGTAAGGAGTCAAACAGGCAGTAGACAAGTTGGTTTTCTCACAAATCGCCATGTTGCAGTTGATCTAGATTACCCAAATCAGAAGATGTTTCATCCTTTACCACCAACCCTTGGACCTGGGGTTTATCTTGGTGCAGTTGAGCGAGCAACTTCATTCATCAGAGATGATTTATGGTTTGGGATATTTGCTGGCATTAATCCAG AGACATTTGTAAGAGCGGATGGTGCCTTTATACCGTTCACAGATGATTTTGACATGAGCTCTGTAACTACATCTGTGAAGGGGATAGGAGAGATTGGAAATGTCAAAACCATTGACTTACAGTCCACAATTGATAGTCTTGTAGGAAAGCAAGTAACGAAGGTTGGAAGAAGTTCTGGTTTGACTACTGGAACTGTATTGGCATATGCTCTCGAGTACAATGATGAAAAAGGGATATGTTTTTTGACTGATTTTCTAGTTGTTGGTGAGAACCAACAAACATTTGATCTTGAAGGGGATAGTGGGAGTCTCATCATAATGAAGGGTGAAAATGGTGAGAAAGCACGACCAATCGGGATAATCTGGGGTGGAACTGCCAATAGGGGCCGTCTTAAGCTAAAAGTCGGTCAACCTCCAGAAAACTGGACAAGTGGTGTTGATCTTGGACGGCTTCTCAATTTCCTCGAACTTGATCTGATCACTGCTGATGAAGCACTAAGAG TTGCAGTTAAAGAACAAAGAGCTGCTTCCATGACCGTGGTTGGTTCAACCGCAGGGGACTCATCGCCTCCTGAAGTAATGCTCCCCAAGGACAAATCCGAGCCTCTTGGTCTCCACATCCAACACATCCCCTTGGAGGACGGTGCAGTTGGGCCGGATATAAATTCGTCCCCCAAAGAAAGCAGTGTATTTGATTTGGAAGATGGAGCGAACACAGGTCTAAATTTCGAGCATCAATTCATACCCAGCTACAATGTGAAGCCCCCTATGCATCACGATGATCGACAAGATAGAGTGGATTCTGAGAATCTGTCTGCCTTGAGAAACGCCTGTGATCAGGACCTAAATTTTTCTTTGCAGCTGGTCGAGAACGAGCCCAAGAGAAGGAAATCCGAGCCTGCACCTTCACCTGGGATGGAGTAA
- the LOC121767869 gene encoding kinesin-like protein KIN-14Q isoform X2, which produces MMEIADGSSTAKFDGHSALGFSLASPDLVCVGSPDFTIQRYEESPVCLLGERVDVSLENGIKGSEMRDSFEGTVAKMDDLLAEASFELASAPLVEEGLSNNEGSTRSEGLDGVELSGEVEFQCLPPSKSLNEGENCSTEGEIVGLQVEHEGLDGVELSGEVEFQCLPPHKSLNEEANCSTEGEIVGLGVEHELQKELSDTKKVLEELKREYNLKSRECQEAWNSLKELQSELMRKSMHVGSLAFAIEGQVKEKGKWFSSLRDLTRKLKILKMEHITLSEEASLFKQYVVEMEGVKSTLLSTLSTQVQLHEDIKTKFLQEAKERKELYNKVLSLKGNIRVFCRCRPMNSNEIDGGASVAVDFEAARDGEITVKSNGVSKKTFKFDAVFSPEADQTHVFEETAPLATSVLDGYNVCIFAYGQTGTGKTFTMEGTTEARGVNFRTLEELFHIMEERKSTFRYEVSVSVLEVYNEQIRDLLVSDSQPAASSKRLEIKQVGEGGHHVPGLVEARVKNVSEVWDVLRTGSNGRAVGSTNANEHSSRSHCMHCVMVKGENILNGECTRSKLWLVDLAGSERIAKTEVQGERLKETQNINRSLSALGDVISSLATRSPHIPFRNSKLTHLLQDSLGGDSKTLMFVQISPNENDLTETLCSLNFASRVRGIELGPAKKQMDNKTELFKYKQMAEKLKLDMKAKDLQVRKLEDTNYSLEVKIKERDMKTRNLQEKIKELESQLMVERKLARQHVDSKIAEQLQRQEMKQQHEEHRSELGKFHPLTTIVQGAKSQVESKDQTNVSLSAEDDDDFSFYPIPMDGTARNEVMDKENNPEMAQQLRPQKQTGRASACPTVQKVYATPSLRRYSLIPQPTLPGTPKPPPTSFLPLTPVQVNKAEYGAELAGFPGQIPCESPKDQRNRIKKLNSALRKSLHKKINTKGPMQPPLRRIGVNVGMEKVRVSIGGRGKMGQRVLLGNARRAVKDVQQKQSHREKERGWNIGTTSARTLL; this is translated from the exons ATGATGGAGATCGCGGATGGATCTAGCACGGCTAAGTTTGACG GCCATTCAGCATTGGGGTTTTCATTGGCGTCGCCTGATTTAGTATGCGTAGGATCGCCTGATTTCACTATTCAAAGATATGAGGAATCGCCCGTGTGTTTGTTGGGTGAAAGAGTTGATGTCTCTTTAGAAAATGGGATTAAGGGTTCTGAAATGAGGGATTCCTTTGAGGGCACAGTTGCAAAGATGGATGATTTGTTAGCTGAGGCTTCTTTCGAGCTCGCCTCAGCTCCACTAGTCGAAGAGGGTTTGTCGAACAATGAGGGATCTACAAGGAGTGAAG GTCTCGATGGGGTTGAACTATCTGGAGAAGTCGAGTTTCAGTGCTTGCCTCCTAGCAAATCGCTTAAT GAGGGAGAGAATTGTTCTACTGAGGGAGAAATTGTTGGGCTTCAAGTGGAACATGAAG GTCTCGATGGAGTTGAACTATCTGGAGAAGTCGAGTTTCAGTGCTTGCCTCCTCATAAATCGCTTAAT GAGGAAGCAAATTGCTCCACTGAGGGAGAAATTGTTGGGCTTGGAGTGGAACATGAATTACAGAAGGAGCTCTCGGACACTAAGAAGGTTTTGGAGGAGCTGAAGAGGGAATACAATCTCAAGAGTAGAGAATGCCAAGAAGCTTGGAATTCTTTAAAAGAACTTCAAAGTGAGCTTATGCGAAAATCAATGCATGTTGGATCATTGG CTTTTGCAATTGAGGGCCAAGTCAAAGAAAAAGGCAAATGGTTTTCATCACTACGAGATTTGACAAGAAAATTGAAG ATTCTGAAGATGGAGCATATCACGCTTTCAGAAGAGGCGTCTCTCTTCAAGCAGTACGTTGTGGAGATGGAGGGTGTCAAATCCACTCTGCTATCTACAT TGAGTACGCAAGTACAACTACACGAAGATATTAAAACTAAGTTTCTCCAAGAGGCCAAGGAAAGGAAAGAACTCTACAACAAAGTGTTGTCACTGAAAG GAAACATTAGAGTATTTTGCCGCTGTCGTCCTATGAACTCCAACGAGATTGATGGAGGAGCTTCAGTGGCAGTCGACTTTGAGGCTGCAAGGGATGGTGAAATAACTGTTAAATCAAACGGGGTATCTAAAAAGACCTTTAAGTTCGATGCTGTCTTCAGTCCAGAAGCTGACCAAA CTCATGTTTTTGAGGAGACAGCCCCCCTAGCAACTTCAGTTCTCGATGGATATAATGTTTGTATATTTGCTTATGGACAAACCGGAACTGGCAAGACTTTTACTATGGAGGGAACAACTGAAGCCCGGGGAGTTAACTTCAGAACTCTTGAGGAGCTATTTCACATCATGGAGGAACGAAAGAGCACATTCCGATATGAAGTATCAGTGAGTGTGTTGGAGGTTTATAATGAGCAGATAAGGGATTTGCTAGTTTCGGATTCACAGCCTGCAGCAAGTTCAAAGAG GCTTGAGATAAAACAAGTAGGCGAGGGAGGACATCATGTTCCGGGATTAGTTGAGGCACGAGtgaaaaatgtgagtgaagtctGGGATGTCCTTCGGACTGGCAGTAACGGGAGGGCAGTTGGATCAACCAATGCAAATGAACACAGCAGCCGATCACACTG CATGCACTGTGTGATGGTGAAGGGCGAGAACATACTAAACGGAGAATGCACAAGAAGCAAGCTTTGGCTGGTTGACTTAGCGGGGAGCGAGAGAATAGCCAAGACAGAAGTGCAGGGAGAAAGACTGAAAGAAACTCAAAACATTAATAGATCACTTTCTGCACTCGGAGACGTGATATCTTCTCTTGCTACTAGAAGTCCGCACATCCCATTTAG GAATTCCAAACTGACCCACTTGCTCCAAGACTCTTTAG GAGGGGACTCCAAGACCTTGATGTTTGTGCAGATCAGTCCCAACGAAAATGACCTAACTGAGACCCTTTGCTCTCTAAATTTTGCTAGTAGAGTTCGTGGAATCGAGTTAGGTCCTGCAAAGAAGCAAATGGACAACAAGACTGAGCTATTCAAATACAAACAAATG GCTGAGAAACTCAAACTAGACATGAAGGCAAAGGATTTGCAAGTTCGAAAATTGGAGGACACCAACTATAGTCTCGAGGTAAAGATAAAAGAGAGAGATATGAAAACCCGAAACCTTCAAGAAAAG ATCAAAGAATTGGAGTCACAATTGATGGTGGAGAGGAAGTTAGCAAGGCAGCATGTGGACTCCAAAATTGCGGAGCAGCTGCAGCGACAAGAAATGAAACAACAGCACGAGGAACACCGGTCTGAACTAGGGAAATTTCATCCTCTTACAACTATAGTGCAGGGAGCCAAATCTCAAGTGGAAAGCAAAGATCAAACAAATGTTTCTCTTTCTGCTGAAGACGATGATGACTTCTCATTCTATCCCATTCCCATGGATGGAACTGCCAGGAACGAAGTAATGGATAAAGAAAACAACCCTGAGATGGCTCAACAACTACGCCCTCAAAAGCAGACGGGCAGAGCGTCTGCCTGTCCAACTGTTCAGAAGGTTTATGCCACACCAAGTCTACGTCGCTACTCTCTCATTCCTCAGCCAACTTTACCAGGAACACCTAAGCCACCGCCTACCTCTTTTCTGCCACTGACTCCGGTTCAGGTCAATAAGGCCGAATATGGGGCTGAGCTCGCAGGCTTTCCAGGGCAAATACCTTGTGAAAGTCCAAAAGATCAAAGAAACAGAATCAAGAAACTGAATAGTGCACTAAGGAAAAGCCTCCATAAGAAAATCAACACGAAGGGTCCAATGCAGCCGCCCCTTCGTAGGATTGGTGTTAATGTTGGTATGGAGAAGGTCAGAGTCTCGATCGGGGGGCGAGGGAAAATGGGCCAACGGGTGCTTCTTGGGAATGCTAGAAGAGCAGTAAAGGATGTTCAGCAGAAGCAAAGCCacagagagaaagaaagaggatgGAACATTGGAACAACCTCAGCTAGGACTCTTCTTTAG
- the LOC121768562 gene encoding LOW QUALITY PROTEIN: translation initiation factor IF-2, chloroplastic-like (The sequence of the model RefSeq protein was modified relative to this genomic sequence to represent the inferred CDS: inserted 2 bases in 2 codons), with protein MVVIQLAAGVPIVVAINKIDKDGANPDRVVQDFSSVGLMPEEWGGDIPMLKISAQKGENVDDMLETIMLVAELQVLKANPHRNAKGTAIEAGLDKSKGPVATVIVQNGTLRKGDTVVCGEAFGKVRALFDDIGKQVDEAGPSIPVQVIGLNKVPSAGDEFEVVGSLAVAREKAESRAEFLRNERITEKAGDGKVTLSSFASAVSAGKSAGLDLHQLNIVQKVDFQGSIEAVRQALQVLPQDNITLKFLLQATGDVSTSDVDLAVASKAIIFGFNVKAPGSVKKYADNKNVEVRLYKVIYELIDDVRKAMEGLLDSFNEQLPIGSAEVRAVXSSGSGRVAGCMVTEGKVVKDCGIRVLRKGKEVHIGVVGSLKRVKEMVKEVNAGLECGVGTEDFKDWEVGXAFNTVQKRRTLEEASASMSAALEDVRIQL; from the exons ATGGTTGTTATACAATTG GCAGCTGGGGTGCCAATTGTTGTAGCTATAAACAAG ATAGATAAGGATGGAGCTAATCCAGACCGAGTTGTGCAAGATTTTTCTTCCGTCGGCCTGATGCCTGAAGAATGGGGTGGTGATATACCAATGCTTAAG ATTAGTGCTCAAAAAGGGGAGAATGTCGATGACATGCTTGAAACGATCATGCTTGTTGCTGAG TTGCAAGTATTGAAGGCAAATCCACATAGAAATGCTAAAGGAACAGCCATTGAAGCTGGTCTTGATAAATCCAAAGGGCCTGTAGCTACTGTCATTGTGCAAAATGGAACACTCAGAAAAGGGGACACAGTAGTTTGTGGTGAAGCATTCGGAAAG GTGCGGGCTCTATTTGATGATATAGGAAAGCAAGTTGATGAAGCAGGACCCTCTATTCCTGTACAG GTAATAGGGTTGAATAAAGTTCCTTCAGCTGGTGATGAGTTTGAGGTTGTTGGTTCCCTTGCCGTTGCTCGAGAAAAGGCAGAGTCACGAGCAGAGTTTTTAAGAAATGAACGTATAACAGAAAAAGCAGGGGATGGAAAAGTTACACTTTCTTCTTTTGCTTCTGCTGTTTCAGCAGGAAAAAGTGCTGGATTAGATTTGCACCAACTCAATATCGTCCAGAAGGTTGACTTTCAG GGATCCATAGAGGCTGTCAGACAAGCCCTGCAGGTGCTTCCTCAAGACAACATTACTCTCAAGTTCCTACTGCAAGCAACCGGGGATGTGAGTACGAGTGATGTTGACCTTGCTGTGGCTAGCAAAGCTATTATTTTTGGATTCAATGTCAAAGCACCTGGCTCAGTGAAGAAGTATGCGGATAACAAAAACGTTGAAGTTCGGCTTTACAAAGTTATCTATGAACTCATTGATGATGTGCGGAAAGCGATGGAGGGACTCTTGGACTCATTTAAC GAACAACTGCCAATAGGTTCTGCAGAAGTAAGAGCTG TTAGTAGTGGCAGCGGCCGTGTTGCTGGATGCATGGTGACAGAGGGAAAAGTCGTTAAAGACTGTGGAATACGTGTCCTGAGGAAAGGAAAAGAAGTTCACATTGGCGTTGTTGGTTCCTTGAAACGGGTCAAGGAGATGGTGAAAGAG GTGAATGCGGGGCTCGAATGTGGAGTTGGAACTGAGGATTTCAAGGATTGGGAGGTTG GGGCCTTCAATACAGTGCAAAAGAGAAGAACACTCGAAGAGGCTTCCGCCTCAATGTCAGCTGCATTAGAAGATGTCAGAATACAGCTTTAG
- the LOC121767821 gene encoding serine/threonine-protein kinase WAG1-like, which translates to MDQNDPIYSLTDSDLSFTSTTTATTLSARSSFNESRLSPAPTPNPHPRPHRTHHNPNWTAITSTAALSPSGSLHLGYLNLLRLVGSGNLGRVFHCRLRGHDQSNFALKVVDRETLTPKKLADVETEARILSALDHPFLPTLYARVEASHYTCLLIDFCPNGDLHSLLRSQPRRRLPLQSVRFFAAEVLLAVEYLHAQGIVYRDLKPENILLREDGHVMLSDFDLSFQSDVSPTLDRHRNIVSSSSPSCFGNRRSETQIAEFSAEPTAAFSRSRVGTHEYLAPELVGGEGHGSGVDWWAFGILIYELLYGTTPFKGGSKESTLRNIADSEKVRFPAAEEEDGGGMVEARDLIEKLLVKDPTRRLGCAKGATEIKRHVFFSGIKWPLIRTYLPPEVPGMVVERVRSRAGVGGTPPRGRRCIWKRLTDFVRIKGSSKYRLNSNHNYYSYVNHKI; encoded by the coding sequence ATGGATCAAAACGACCCAATCTACTCCTTAACAGATTCCGATCTCAGcttcacctccaccaccaccgccaccaccctCTCCGCCCGCTCCAGCTTCAACGAATCCCGCCTCTCCCCCGCCCCCACTCCCAATCCCCACCCCCGTCCCCACCGCACTCACCACAACCCCAACTGGACCGCCATCACCTCCACCGCCGCCCTCTCCCCCTCCGGCTCCCTCCACCTCGGCTATCTCAATCTCCTCCGCCTCGTAGGCTCCGGCAACCTCGGCCGCGTCTTCCACTGCCGCCTCCGCGGCCACGACCAATCCAATTTCGCCCTCAAAGTCGTCGACCGCGAAACCCTAACCCCCAAAAAGCTCGCCGACGTCGAAACGGAGGCGCGAATCCTCTCCGCCTTAGACCACCCCTTCCTCCCCACGCTGTACGCACGTGTGGAGGCCTCTCACTACACGTGCCTCCTCATCGACTTCTGCCCCAACGGCGACCTGCATTCCTTGCTCCGCAGCCAGCCCCGCCGCCGCCTGCCGCTCCAGTCCGTCAGATTCTTCGCCGCCGAAGTCCTCCTCGCCGTCGAGTACCTCCACGCGCAGGGGATCGTCTACCGCGATCTCAAGCCGGAGAACATCCTCCTCCGCGAAGACGGCCACGTCATGCTCTCCGATTTCGATCTCTCCTTCCAATCCGACGTTTCCCCAACCCTAGATCGGCACCGCAACATcgtctcctcctcctccccttcCTGCTTCGGCAACCGCCGATCGGAAACACAGATCGCGGAATTCTCAGCTGAACCGACCGCGGCGTTCTCGCGATCGCGCGTCGGAACTCACGAGTACCTAGCGCCGGAGCTCGTCGGCGGCGAGGGACACGGCAGCGGAGTCGATTGGTGGGCGTTTGGAATCCTGATCTACGAGCTTCTGTACGGAACGACGCCGTTTAAGGGAGGGAGCAAGGAGAGCACGCTTCGGAATATAGCGGATTCGGAAAAGGTGAGGTttccggcggcggaggaggaggacggCGGCGGGATGGTGGAGGCGCGGGATTTGATTGAGAAGCTGCTGGTGAAGGATCCGACGCGGAGGCTAGGGTGCGCCAAGGGTGCGACGGAGATAAAGCGCCACGTGTTTTTTAGCGGGATAAAGTGGCCGTTGATCAGGACGTACCTGCCGCCGGAGGTGCCGGGGATGGTGGTGGAGCGGGTTCGGAGCAGGGCGGGTGTGGGGGGAACTCCGCCGCGGGGGCGGCGGTGCATTTGGAAGAGGCTAACCGATTTTGTGAGGATTAAGGGGTCGTCTAAGTATAGGTTGAACTCTAATCATAATTATTACTCTTATGTTAATCACAAGATATGA
- the LOC121767869 gene encoding kinesin-like protein KIN-14Q isoform X1 → MEIGPLSMADFEWNDPLLITDVSSLQHRDQSQTHCESPISMMEIADGSSTAKFDGHSALGFSLASPDLVCVGSPDFTIQRYEESPVCLLGERVDVSLENGIKGSEMRDSFEGTVAKMDDLLAEASFELASAPLVEEGLSNNEGSTRSEGLDGVELSGEVEFQCLPPSKSLNEGENCSTEGEIVGLQVEHEGLDGVELSGEVEFQCLPPHKSLNEEANCSTEGEIVGLGVEHELQKELSDTKKVLEELKREYNLKSRECQEAWNSLKELQSELMRKSMHVGSLAFAIEGQVKEKGKWFSSLRDLTRKLKILKMEHITLSEEASLFKQYVVEMEGVKSTLLSTLSTQVQLHEDIKTKFLQEAKERKELYNKVLSLKGNIRVFCRCRPMNSNEIDGGASVAVDFEAARDGEITVKSNGVSKKTFKFDAVFSPEADQTHVFEETAPLATSVLDGYNVCIFAYGQTGTGKTFTMEGTTEARGVNFRTLEELFHIMEERKSTFRYEVSVSVLEVYNEQIRDLLVSDSQPAASSKRLEIKQVGEGGHHVPGLVEARVKNVSEVWDVLRTGSNGRAVGSTNANEHSSRSHCMHCVMVKGENILNGECTRSKLWLVDLAGSERIAKTEVQGERLKETQNINRSLSALGDVISSLATRSPHIPFRNSKLTHLLQDSLGGDSKTLMFVQISPNENDLTETLCSLNFASRVRGIELGPAKKQMDNKTELFKYKQMAEKLKLDMKAKDLQVRKLEDTNYSLEVKIKERDMKTRNLQEKIKELESQLMVERKLARQHVDSKIAEQLQRQEMKQQHEEHRSELGKFHPLTTIVQGAKSQVESKDQTNVSLSAEDDDDFSFYPIPMDGTARNEVMDKENNPEMAQQLRPQKQTGRASACPTVQKVYATPSLRRYSLIPQPTLPGTPKPPPTSFLPLTPVQVNKAEYGAELAGFPGQIPCESPKDQRNRIKKLNSALRKSLHKKINTKGPMQPPLRRIGVNVGMEKVRVSIGGRGKMGQRVLLGNARRAVKDVQQKQSHREKERGWNIGTTSARTLL, encoded by the exons ATGGAGATTGGTCCTTTATCAATGGCAGATTTTGAATGGAATGACCCACTTCTTATAACTGACGTTTCTTCCCTTCAACATCGCGATCAAAGTCAAACTCATT GCGAATCGCCGATTTCGATGATGGAGATCGCGGATGGATCTAGCACGGCTAAGTTTGACG GCCATTCAGCATTGGGGTTTTCATTGGCGTCGCCTGATTTAGTATGCGTAGGATCGCCTGATTTCACTATTCAAAGATATGAGGAATCGCCCGTGTGTTTGTTGGGTGAAAGAGTTGATGTCTCTTTAGAAAATGGGATTAAGGGTTCTGAAATGAGGGATTCCTTTGAGGGCACAGTTGCAAAGATGGATGATTTGTTAGCTGAGGCTTCTTTCGAGCTCGCCTCAGCTCCACTAGTCGAAGAGGGTTTGTCGAACAATGAGGGATCTACAAGGAGTGAAG GTCTCGATGGGGTTGAACTATCTGGAGAAGTCGAGTTTCAGTGCTTGCCTCCTAGCAAATCGCTTAAT GAGGGAGAGAATTGTTCTACTGAGGGAGAAATTGTTGGGCTTCAAGTGGAACATGAAG GTCTCGATGGAGTTGAACTATCTGGAGAAGTCGAGTTTCAGTGCTTGCCTCCTCATAAATCGCTTAAT GAGGAAGCAAATTGCTCCACTGAGGGAGAAATTGTTGGGCTTGGAGTGGAACATGAATTACAGAAGGAGCTCTCGGACACTAAGAAGGTTTTGGAGGAGCTGAAGAGGGAATACAATCTCAAGAGTAGAGAATGCCAAGAAGCTTGGAATTCTTTAAAAGAACTTCAAAGTGAGCTTATGCGAAAATCAATGCATGTTGGATCATTGG CTTTTGCAATTGAGGGCCAAGTCAAAGAAAAAGGCAAATGGTTTTCATCACTACGAGATTTGACAAGAAAATTGAAG ATTCTGAAGATGGAGCATATCACGCTTTCAGAAGAGGCGTCTCTCTTCAAGCAGTACGTTGTGGAGATGGAGGGTGTCAAATCCACTCTGCTATCTACAT TGAGTACGCAAGTACAACTACACGAAGATATTAAAACTAAGTTTCTCCAAGAGGCCAAGGAAAGGAAAGAACTCTACAACAAAGTGTTGTCACTGAAAG GAAACATTAGAGTATTTTGCCGCTGTCGTCCTATGAACTCCAACGAGATTGATGGAGGAGCTTCAGTGGCAGTCGACTTTGAGGCTGCAAGGGATGGTGAAATAACTGTTAAATCAAACGGGGTATCTAAAAAGACCTTTAAGTTCGATGCTGTCTTCAGTCCAGAAGCTGACCAAA CTCATGTTTTTGAGGAGACAGCCCCCCTAGCAACTTCAGTTCTCGATGGATATAATGTTTGTATATTTGCTTATGGACAAACCGGAACTGGCAAGACTTTTACTATGGAGGGAACAACTGAAGCCCGGGGAGTTAACTTCAGAACTCTTGAGGAGCTATTTCACATCATGGAGGAACGAAAGAGCACATTCCGATATGAAGTATCAGTGAGTGTGTTGGAGGTTTATAATGAGCAGATAAGGGATTTGCTAGTTTCGGATTCACAGCCTGCAGCAAGTTCAAAGAG GCTTGAGATAAAACAAGTAGGCGAGGGAGGACATCATGTTCCGGGATTAGTTGAGGCACGAGtgaaaaatgtgagtgaagtctGGGATGTCCTTCGGACTGGCAGTAACGGGAGGGCAGTTGGATCAACCAATGCAAATGAACACAGCAGCCGATCACACTG CATGCACTGTGTGATGGTGAAGGGCGAGAACATACTAAACGGAGAATGCACAAGAAGCAAGCTTTGGCTGGTTGACTTAGCGGGGAGCGAGAGAATAGCCAAGACAGAAGTGCAGGGAGAAAGACTGAAAGAAACTCAAAACATTAATAGATCACTTTCTGCACTCGGAGACGTGATATCTTCTCTTGCTACTAGAAGTCCGCACATCCCATTTAG GAATTCCAAACTGACCCACTTGCTCCAAGACTCTTTAG GAGGGGACTCCAAGACCTTGATGTTTGTGCAGATCAGTCCCAACGAAAATGACCTAACTGAGACCCTTTGCTCTCTAAATTTTGCTAGTAGAGTTCGTGGAATCGAGTTAGGTCCTGCAAAGAAGCAAATGGACAACAAGACTGAGCTATTCAAATACAAACAAATG GCTGAGAAACTCAAACTAGACATGAAGGCAAAGGATTTGCAAGTTCGAAAATTGGAGGACACCAACTATAGTCTCGAGGTAAAGATAAAAGAGAGAGATATGAAAACCCGAAACCTTCAAGAAAAG ATCAAAGAATTGGAGTCACAATTGATGGTGGAGAGGAAGTTAGCAAGGCAGCATGTGGACTCCAAAATTGCGGAGCAGCTGCAGCGACAAGAAATGAAACAACAGCACGAGGAACACCGGTCTGAACTAGGGAAATTTCATCCTCTTACAACTATAGTGCAGGGAGCCAAATCTCAAGTGGAAAGCAAAGATCAAACAAATGTTTCTCTTTCTGCTGAAGACGATGATGACTTCTCATTCTATCCCATTCCCATGGATGGAACTGCCAGGAACGAAGTAATGGATAAAGAAAACAACCCTGAGATGGCTCAACAACTACGCCCTCAAAAGCAGACGGGCAGAGCGTCTGCCTGTCCAACTGTTCAGAAGGTTTATGCCACACCAAGTCTACGTCGCTACTCTCTCATTCCTCAGCCAACTTTACCAGGAACACCTAAGCCACCGCCTACCTCTTTTCTGCCACTGACTCCGGTTCAGGTCAATAAGGCCGAATATGGGGCTGAGCTCGCAGGCTTTCCAGGGCAAATACCTTGTGAAAGTCCAAAAGATCAAAGAAACAGAATCAAGAAACTGAATAGTGCACTAAGGAAAAGCCTCCATAAGAAAATCAACACGAAGGGTCCAATGCAGCCGCCCCTTCGTAGGATTGGTGTTAATGTTGGTATGGAGAAGGTCAGAGTCTCGATCGGGGGGCGAGGGAAAATGGGCCAACGGGTGCTTCTTGGGAATGCTAGAAGAGCAGTAAAGGATGTTCAGCAGAAGCAAAGCCacagagagaaagaaagaggatgGAACATTGGAACAACCTCAGCTAGGACTCTTCTTTAG